TGAATCGGTACTTAAACGCGTTGAATCGGTGCGCATATAAGTAATCAAACCTACCAATCCATCTTCTCCGATTTCGACACCCTCGTAAAGATTTTGAGCTAACTGCATTGTTTTCTTTGCTGAGAAGCCGAGGCGTGATGCTGCCTCCTGCTGTATAGTACTTGTAATAAAAGGTGCCGGCGGATTTCGTTTTACTACTTTCTTCTGAAGATTCGAAATCTTATACTGTTGATTCGAAAGTTCATTCACATATCCTGTTGCAGTTGTTTCGTCCGAAATTCTCGGTTCTTGACCGGTAACTTGAACGAGTTTGGCGAAGAAAGGTTCGCTCTTATCGGTTTTGAATTCGCCGGTGATCGACCAGTATTCTTCACTCATGAAACTTTGAATAAGTTCTTCGCGATCACAAATCAATCGCAGAGCAACCGACTGAACCCGCCCGGCTGATAAACCGTAATAAAATGTTTTCCAAAGGAAAGGACTGATTTTATATCCTACGATACGATCCATCGCGCGGCGCGCTCTTTGTGAGTCGACTAAATGCTGGTCTATCTTGTGAGGATTTTTCATCGCCTCATTTATTCCGGATTCTGTAATTTCATGAAATAGAACGCGGTAGATATTTTTGTTATGCTTCTGAATTTCTTCTGCAATATCGTAAGCAATTGCTTCACCTTCACGGTCAGGGTCAGTCGCTAAATAGACAGCATCAACTTCGGAACTCAGTCGACATAATTTTTTAACGACCTCTTCTTTCCTTTCGATTAATTCAAAATTCGGTTTGTAGTCGTTATCAACATCCACCGAGAGTTTATTTTTTGGGAGGTTTTTTATGTGCCCGACTGAAGCTTCTACAGTAAAATTTTTCCCTAAATATTTTTTCACCGTCTTTGATTTTGAGGGAGACTCGACGATGACAAGTGATTTATTCATATAATAATTACTTTCGTTTCAATTAATAGTTTCGTTGTCGTAAGAAGAGCTTCCCAAAACATGTTCGTCTTTTTGAAAAATTATTGAAGCAGTTATTGCTATCATTTCTCTTAAATCGACAGAATGTGAATAATTTATCATTATTCTTTCAATTATAAATTCCATTTCAATATTGCTCACTATCTCGAGTTCGCGGAGTTGTAATAAATAACCGTAAGCTTCGGGCATAATAATTAATTTTTCTACATCATGAAGAATCCTATGTGAATTCGTTTTTTCCGAAGGTTTAAAATTCAAGTTCATTTCGGCTAAATACAATCTATCGAACAGCCAGCTGAATGCGGCGTTCATTTCCGAGGTTGTAAAGCCCAATTTCTCTAATTTTTGGACATCAATTTCCTGTAGAGATTTTTGGGTTGTCTTAATTTCGTTCAACACGTAAACTATTATTTCTATGATTCTATCTTGCATTATTCTAATTTATAAATATTTTTGCATTTCCCTAAATACATATCTTCCAACAAACTCATTTTCTTTTTAGTTCGTTGGGTCGTGTCGGTGTATCCAATCAGGTGTAATGTTCCGTGGATAAGCAACCGATTTAATTCTTCTGATATCTTGACTTTATATTCTTTGGCTTGACGCCTGGTTTGATCGATATTGATATAAATTTCGCCTTCGATTTTTTTAT
Above is a genomic segment from Bacteroidota bacterium containing:
- a CDS encoding DUF494 family protein — encoded protein: MQDRIIEIIVYVLNEIKTTQKSLQEIDVQKLEKLGFTTSEMNAAFSWLFDRLYLAEMNLNFKPSEKTNSHRILHDVEKLIIMPEAYGYLLQLRELEIVSNIEMEFIIERIMINYSHSVDLREMIAITASIIFQKDEHVLGSSSYDNETIN
- the ybeY gene encoding rRNA maturation RNase YbeY, whose protein sequence is MITVFNNYKKQKIDKSKIVSLVKFVLKGEKSLQKNINIVFVDDEYITQLNKQYLYHNWTTDVISFPLNDDKKIEGEIYINIDQTRRQAKEYKVKISEELNRLLIHGTLHLIGYTDTTQRTKKKMSLLEDMYLGKCKNIYKLE